A stretch of the Halomonas sp. CH40 genome encodes the following:
- the vapB gene encoding type II toxin-antitoxin system VapB family antitoxin: MRTVSIFRNGSNQAVRLPKDMEFKGVQQLEIIQQGDTIILRPLRPSWLTLSESEKADSDFLQDRVDVIGDEHRFTP; encoded by the coding sequence ATGCGCACAGTATCCATTTTTCGTAACGGCAGTAATCAGGCGGTTCGCTTGCCCAAGGATATGGAGTTTAAAGGCGTGCAGCAGCTGGAAATCATTCAGCAGGGCGACACCATTATCCTGCGTCCGCTGCGCCCCAGTTGGTTAACGCTAAGTGAATCCGAAAAAGCGGATAGCGACTTTCTGCAGGACAGAGTGGATGTCATTGGCGACGAGCATCGGTTCACGCCATGA
- a CDS encoding type II toxin-antitoxin system VapC family toxin — translation MKVFMLDTCICSFIMREMPPSVLQRLADETAQQHRIVISAITYAEMRYGQVGKKASPKHRQLVDAFVSRLDAVEPWSKEAVDATIAIKQQLAARGTPIGNNDTAIAGHAIALDVVLVTNNTREFNRVDGLMLEDWVH, via the coding sequence ATGAAGGTCTTCATGCTGGATACCTGTATCTGCTCATTTATCATGCGTGAAATGCCGCCTTCCGTTCTGCAAAGGCTGGCAGATGAAACGGCGCAACAGCACCGCATTGTCATTTCAGCGATTACCTATGCTGAAATGCGTTACGGTCAGGTAGGCAAAAAAGCGTCGCCAAAACATCGACAACTGGTGGATGCGTTTGTCAGCAGACTTGATGCGGTCGAGCCGTGGAGCAAAGAAGCCGTTGATGCGACCATCGCTATCAAGCAGCAGTTAGCGGCGCGTGGAACACCGATTGGTAACAACGATACAGCGATAGCAGGTCATGCTATCGCGCTGGATGTTGTACTAGTGACCAATAATACCCGTGAATTCAACCGTGTTGACGGCCTTATGCTAGAAGATTGGGTGCATTAG
- a CDS encoding DEAD/DEAH box helicase: MTLSSTPSLRPYQREAVERVVAHFRAGSDPAVVVLPTGSGKSLVIAELARIARGRVLVLAHVRELVEQNHAKYEAYGLQADIFSAGLKRKQAERQVVFGSVQSVVRNLESFSDARFTLLVIDECHRVSPNEDASYRQVIEHLRAHNPQLKILGLTATPYRLGQGFIYYRHHHGMVRGDEGSFFRDCVFEQPLRLMVKQHYLAPPVRRDMAVAHYDFAALQPGSSGAFRDEELNRVVAGNRATPQIIADIIHHAADRRGVMIFAATVAHGEEILGYLPAEQAALITGATESQERTRLIAVFKAEQLKYLVNVAVLTTGFDAPHVDLIAILRPTESVSLYQQIVGRGLRLAPGKKDCLILDYAGNPWDLYAPEVGSPKPDSDSEPVQVECPACGHANLFWGKREGDIVIEHFGRRCQGLIEGGSGRQQCDFRFRFKVCGECGAENDIAARRCHGCQTLLVDADDKLKDALKLKDAKVLRVSGMQLEATTNGRGLPRLKVTYHDEDGASLAEWFALETPAQRRAFSAAFLRDHLRAPASGWQPMSPDEVVVEQQCLRAPDFVVGRKVGRHFQIRDKLFDYQGRFRKAAEAS; this comes from the coding sequence GTGACGCTCAGCAGTACGCCCAGCCTACGCCCTTACCAGCGTGAGGCGGTGGAGCGGGTGGTGGCGCATTTTCGCGCTGGCAGCGACCCTGCAGTGGTGGTGCTGCCGACGGGCAGCGGTAAATCCCTGGTGATTGCCGAGCTGGCGCGAATTGCCCGTGGGCGGGTGCTGGTGTTGGCCCATGTGCGTGAATTGGTTGAGCAGAATCATGCCAAGTATGAGGCGTATGGGCTACAAGCGGATATTTTCAGCGCCGGGCTCAAACGCAAGCAGGCTGAGCGCCAGGTGGTGTTTGGTTCGGTGCAATCGGTGGTGCGCAACCTGGAAAGCTTCAGCGATGCGCGCTTTACCCTGTTGGTGATTGATGAATGCCATCGCGTCTCGCCCAATGAAGATGCCAGCTATCGTCAGGTGATTGAACATCTGAGAGCGCATAATCCGCAGCTCAAGATTCTTGGCCTGACCGCCACGCCTTATCGCCTGGGGCAGGGGTTTATCTACTATCGTCATCACCACGGTATGGTGCGCGGCGATGAAGGCAGCTTCTTCCGCGATTGTGTGTTTGAACAGCCGCTGCGTCTGATGGTCAAGCAGCATTATCTGGCACCACCGGTGCGCCGGGATATGGCGGTGGCGCATTATGATTTTGCTGCCCTCCAGCCGGGAAGCTCAGGGGCATTCCGCGATGAAGAGCTTAATCGGGTGGTGGCGGGCAATCGGGCGACGCCGCAGATTATCGCCGATATTATTCATCACGCAGCCGACCGCCGTGGGGTGATGATTTTTGCCGCCACCGTGGCCCACGGCGAGGAAATACTGGGGTATCTGCCCGCTGAGCAGGCGGCGCTGATTACCGGGGCGACGGAGTCACAGGAGCGCACCCGGCTGATTGCGGTGTTCAAGGCTGAACAGCTCAAATACCTGGTTAATGTGGCGGTGTTGACTACCGGCTTTGATGCCCCCCATGTGGACTTGATTGCGATTCTGCGCCCCACGGAGTCGGTTAGCCTTTACCAGCAGATTGTCGGGCGCGGGCTGCGCCTGGCACCCGGTAAAAAGGACTGCCTGATTCTCGATTATGCCGGTAACCCCTGGGATCTTTATGCGCCGGAAGTCGGTTCGCCAAAACCGGATAGCGACAGCGAACCGGTGCAGGTGGAATGCCCGGCTTGTGGCCACGCCAACCTGTTCTGGGGCAAGCGCGAGGGTGACATTGTGATTGAGCATTTCGGCCGCCGCTGCCAGGGGCTGATTGAGGGTGGCAGCGGTAGGCAGCAGTGCGATTTTCGCTTCCGCTTTAAAGTGTGCGGTGAATGCGGCGCGGAAAATGATATTGCCGCCCGGCGCTGTCATGGCTGCCAGACGCTACTGGTGGATGCTGATGACAAGCTCAAGGATGCGCTGAAGCTGAAAGATGCCAAGGTGTTAAGGGTCAGCGGTATGCAGCTTGAGGCCACCACTAACGGGCGCGGCTTGCCACGTCTGAAAGTCACCTATCACGATGAAGATGGCGCCAGCCTGGCAGAGTGGTTTGCACTGGAAACCCCTGCCCAGCGCCGTGCTTTTTCTGCGGCCTTTCTGCGTGACCACCTGCGCGCCCCGGCATCTGGCTGGCAACCGATGTCGCCCGACGAGGTCGTAGTGGAACAGCAGTGCCTGCGCGCTCCGGATTTTGTTGTCGGGCGCAAGGTCGGGCGGCACTTCCAGATTCGCGATAAACTGTTTGATTACCAAGGCCGCTTTCGCAAGGCAGCCGAGGCTTCATAG
- a CDS encoding DUF2442 domain-containing protein: MTTSPKNVTFDDNNFWVALNDGRTLGVPLAWYPRLLRATPQQLASYELSARGIHWDALDEDISIEGLLAGQGDMTKHRQAVA, from the coding sequence ATGACTACTTCTCCTAAAAATGTGACTTTTGACGATAATAACTTCTGGGTGGCTTTAAATGATGGGCGCACCTTAGGGGTGCCGCTGGCTTGGTACCCACGATTACTCAGGGCGACGCCGCAGCAGCTAGCCAGCTATGAGCTAAGCGCACGAGGCATTCATTGGGATGCCCTTGATGAGGATATTTCCATTGAAGGCCTGCTGGCAGGACAGGGTGATATGACCAAGCACCGTCAGGCGGTTGCCTGA
- a CDS encoding ScpA family protein — protein sequence MDATQEAPEQQVSQAVARLFDEPINQMPEDLYIPPEALRVFLETFEGPLDLLLYLIRRQNLDILTINVAVITHQYIEYVELMKAMQIELAGEYLLMAAMLAEIKSRTLLPRPPKEQDGDEEDPRAELIRRLQEYERLKEAAETLDTLPRMGRDWFSVHAGLPELESQVIHPDVELDELLGALKGLLKRADLAQAHNISREVLSTRERMLAIMDQLNQASSRYVAFEALFALEEGRPGVVVTFMAILELAKEAMIEIVQNAPLSPIHVRARQQQDGAFDEEPA from the coding sequence ATGGACGCGACGCAGGAAGCGCCAGAGCAGCAGGTGTCACAGGCCGTGGCGCGTCTGTTTGATGAACCGATTAACCAGATGCCGGAAGACCTCTATATTCCGCCGGAAGCGCTGCGCGTTTTCCTGGAGACTTTTGAGGGGCCGCTGGATCTGCTTTTGTATCTGATTCGCCGCCAGAACCTGGATATCCTGACCATCAATGTGGCGGTCATCACCCATCAGTACATCGAATACGTGGAGCTGATGAAAGCCATGCAGATTGAGCTGGCTGGGGAATATCTGCTGATGGCGGCGATGCTGGCCGAAATCAAATCGCGTACCTTGCTGCCACGCCCGCCGAAGGAACAGGACGGCGATGAAGAAGACCCGCGCGCTGAACTGATCCGCCGTTTGCAAGAGTACGAACGTCTCAAGGAGGCGGCAGAAACCCTGGATACGCTGCCGCGTATGGGGCGGGACTGGTTCAGCGTGCATGCCGGCTTGCCAGAGTTGGAATCTCAGGTCATCCATCCTGATGTAGAACTGGACGAGCTTCTGGGCGCGCTGAAAGGCCTTCTTAAGCGGGCTGATCTGGCCCAGGCGCACAATATCAGCCGTGAAGTACTGTCTACCCGTGAACGCATGTTGGCGATCATGGATCAGCTGAATCAGGCATCCAGCCGCTATGTCGCCTTTGAAGCACTCTTCGCGCTTGAAGAAGGCCGCCCCGGCGTGGTGGTGACCTTTATGGCAATTCTGGAGCTGGCTAAAGAAGCAATGATCGAGATCGTTCAGAATGCACCGCTATCGCCGATTCATGTGCGCGCCCGCCAACAGCAGGACGGCGCCTTTGACGAGGAGCCTGCATGA
- the scpB gene encoding SMC-Scp complex subunit ScpB, with product MSDVTTTLDDILEAALLAAGEPLSLERLETLFREAECPPRSELKQSLTRLGERHTTGALELLETASGYQLRIRPRLSPWVSRLWDERPQRYSRALLETLALIAYRQPVTRADIEEVRGVAVSTTIMRTLTERGWIRVVGHRDVPGRPAVFATTRSFLDDFGLKTLDALPPMHELIAESDDAPLDGDAKTVQDAPPETAESADPHAETALTQPLSFADLEARLAARGQARSQDEPPAQNERKRSDDHESESHQ from the coding sequence ATGAGTGACGTCACCACAACGTTGGATGATATTCTTGAAGCTGCGCTGCTGGCAGCCGGTGAGCCGCTGTCGCTGGAGCGCCTGGAAACCCTGTTCCGTGAGGCCGAGTGCCCGCCGCGCAGTGAACTTAAACAATCGCTAACGCGACTGGGCGAGCGCCACACCACTGGCGCGCTGGAGCTTCTGGAAACCGCCTCTGGCTACCAGTTACGCATTCGCCCACGGCTTTCGCCCTGGGTCTCGCGGCTGTGGGATGAGCGCCCGCAGCGCTATTCCCGGGCGTTATTGGAAACCCTGGCGCTGATTGCCTATCGTCAACCGGTGACCCGCGCCGATATCGAAGAGGTGCGCGGGGTGGCGGTCAGCACCACCATCATGCGAACCCTTACCGAGCGGGGCTGGATTCGCGTAGTGGGTCACCGTGATGTCCCCGGCCGACCGGCCGTGTTTGCGACGACGCGCAGTTTTCTGGATGATTTCGGCCTTAAAACGCTGGATGCCCTGCCACCCATGCATGAGCTGATTGCCGAAAGTGACGATGCGCCGCTGGACGGCGACGCCAAAACGGTGCAGGATGCGCCCCCTGAGACGGCCGAGAGTGCCGACCCACACGCCGAGACGGCGTTAACCCAGCCGCTGAGCTTTGCTGATCTAGAAGCACGGCTTGCGGCACGCGGGCAGGCGCGATCACAAGACGAGCCACCCGCGCAGAACGAGAGAAAGAGGTCAGATGACCATGAGTCAGAATCACACCAGTAA
- the rluB gene encoding 23S rRNA pseudouridine(2605) synthase RluB, producing the protein MSQNHTSNAPSGEKLQKVLARAGLGSRREMEKAIVDGRVRVNNQVATLGDRIATHDRVTFDERLVTLVAEDDVPRRVIMYNKPEGELCTRKDPEGRRTVFDRLPRLKGERWIAIGRLDINTSGLLLFTTDGELANRLMHPSTQVEREYAVRVMGEVKKEHLVAMVDGVMLDDGPARFTDVQEFGGEGINTWFHVVILEGRNREVRRLWESQELTVSRLKRVRYGNIFLDKRAKAGEWVELTQAEVDDLATLAALESRKVPELTPDEKNRWSRDKNKRRPVQAMRKPKRR; encoded by the coding sequence ATGAGTCAGAATCACACCAGTAATGCCCCCAGCGGTGAAAAGCTCCAGAAAGTCCTGGCTCGCGCCGGGCTTGGTTCACGTCGCGAAATGGAAAAAGCCATTGTTGATGGTCGCGTCCGCGTGAACAATCAGGTAGCCACCCTGGGCGACCGTATTGCAACCCACGATAGAGTCACCTTTGACGAGCGCCTGGTGACCCTGGTGGCTGAAGATGACGTGCCGCGCCGGGTCATCATGTACAACAAGCCTGAAGGCGAGCTGTGTACCCGCAAGGACCCGGAAGGGCGGCGTACCGTCTTTGACCGCCTGCCACGCCTGAAAGGCGAGCGCTGGATCGCCATCGGGCGCCTGGATATCAACACCAGTGGTCTGTTGCTGTTCACCACTGACGGTGAACTGGCCAATCGGCTGATGCATCCGTCCACCCAGGTAGAGCGTGAATACGCGGTGCGTGTAATGGGCGAGGTCAAGAAAGAACACCTCGTGGCCATGGTTGACGGTGTCATGCTGGATGATGGCCCTGCCCGTTTCACGGATGTTCAGGAGTTTGGCGGCGAAGGCATCAACACCTGGTTCCACGTAGTAATTCTGGAAGGCCGTAACCGTGAAGTACGCCGCCTCTGGGAATCACAGGAGCTGACGGTCAGCCGACTCAAGCGCGTTCGCTATGGCAATATCTTCCTCGACAAGCGGGCAAAAGCGGGCGAATGGGTAGAGCTTACTCAAGCAGAAGTCGATGATCTGGCCACTTTGGCAGCACTTGAATCGCGTAAGGTGCCCGAGTTGACGCCCGATGAGAAAAACCGCTGGAGCCGCGACAAGAACAAGCGGCGCCCGGTTCAGGCAATGCGCAAACCCAAGCGGCGCTGA
- a CDS encoding methyl-accepting chemotaxis protein: protein MSRKSLKHRLFNLQGKIFLLAMIPLLISGWSILGLVAMEQVRENREQVAEQRRQLLESRQEGIKDVMQMAHSLVENIIETEGNTAAARELAADRLRSMRFDDDNYVFAYTYDGIMRVQPPQPSVEGTYMLDVQGPDGGEPLREMRDLAQQGGGEYQYVWPHPETGEEEIKYSYVVPVPEWQWVMGAGIYANDIDATVAALEAEYAANLKENLIRTFVLACLVNLVVIAGVLWVTRRIVARIRRAATDITEISQSVIDGHGDLTRRLEVVGQDEISDLAERFNDFLINMQRTLIDVRDTAQAVDRASADISQSSEELATRTEQAAANLQQTSSAMEEITSTVSHSAEHAVTASGIADSTAEVARKGDAAMSDVVETMTKIDASSTRIGDIVEMIDSIAFQTNILALNASVEAARAGEHGRGFAVVAQEVRKLAQRSAEASKEIRGLIDESVEHSRRGKQIVDTATKTMKEILMRVSEVNDVIGEITAGAQEQNAGILQVNTAMSEMDTMTQKNASMVSASTRTAKEMREEAEKLSQLISGFVLGDSSNTFQRVGYVSDQRPKKEHAVLKSPKSGSSEDDWEAF, encoded by the coding sequence ATGTCTCGCAAGTCTCTTAAGCACCGACTCTTCAATCTTCAAGGCAAGATATTCCTGTTGGCGATGATTCCGTTGTTGATCTCCGGTTGGAGTATTCTTGGGTTGGTTGCCATGGAGCAGGTGCGGGAAAATCGCGAACAGGTGGCTGAACAACGCAGGCAGCTGCTTGAGTCGCGCCAGGAAGGCATCAAGGATGTGATGCAGATGGCGCATTCGCTGGTGGAAAACATTATTGAAACAGAAGGCAATACGGCCGCTGCGCGGGAGCTGGCCGCTGATCGTCTGCGCAGTATGCGCTTTGATGATGACAACTATGTCTTTGCTTACACCTATGACGGCATCATGCGCGTCCAGCCGCCTCAACCTTCAGTAGAAGGCACCTATATGCTGGATGTGCAAGGCCCGGATGGTGGAGAGCCGCTGCGCGAAATGCGCGACTTGGCCCAGCAGGGTGGGGGAGAGTATCAGTACGTTTGGCCTCACCCGGAAACGGGCGAAGAAGAGATCAAATATAGCTATGTGGTGCCAGTGCCCGAGTGGCAGTGGGTGATGGGTGCAGGGATTTACGCTAACGATATCGACGCCACCGTTGCTGCCCTCGAAGCCGAATATGCGGCTAATCTGAAAGAGAACCTGATCCGTACCTTTGTGTTGGCCTGTTTGGTGAATCTGGTGGTTATCGCCGGTGTGTTATGGGTCACCCGGCGCATTGTGGCGCGCATTCGCCGTGCGGCAACTGATATTACCGAAATTTCCCAGAGCGTCATCGATGGGCATGGAGATTTGACCCGTCGGCTTGAGGTAGTTGGACAGGATGAAATCAGCGATCTTGCTGAGCGTTTTAATGACTTTCTGATCAACATGCAGCGTACGCTGATTGATGTGCGTGATACTGCCCAGGCGGTTGACCGCGCCTCAGCTGATATTTCGCAAAGCAGTGAAGAACTGGCGACGCGTACTGAGCAGGCGGCAGCAAACCTGCAGCAAACGTCATCAGCGATGGAAGAAATTACCTCAACAGTGTCACACAGCGCTGAGCATGCGGTTACCGCCAGCGGTATCGCCGATAGCACTGCGGAGGTCGCGCGAAAGGGCGATGCAGCGATGTCTGATGTGGTGGAGACAATGACAAAGATCGATGCTTCGTCAACACGCATTGGCGATATCGTTGAGATGATCGACTCGATTGCTTTCCAGACCAATATTCTCGCGCTTAACGCCTCAGTGGAAGCAGCGCGTGCCGGTGAGCACGGTCGAGGATTCGCCGTTGTTGCCCAGGAAGTGCGCAAGCTGGCGCAGCGTAGCGCTGAGGCTTCAAAGGAAATTCGTGGCCTGATTGATGAATCGGTCGAGCACTCACGGCGTGGCAAGCAAATCGTCGATACGGCGACGAAGACCATGAAGGAAATCCTGATGCGTGTCAGCGAGGTTAACGACGTGATTGGCGAGATTACGGCAGGTGCTCAGGAGCAGAATGCCGGCATTCTTCAGGTCAACACGGCCATGAGCGAAATGGATACCATGACCCAGAAAAACGCCTCCATGGTGTCGGCATCGACGCGCACGGCCAAGGAAATGCGCGAAGAGGCCGAGAAGTTATCGCAGCTGATCAGTGGCTTTGTATTGGGTGACAGCAGTAACACTTTTCAGCGTGTCGGCTATGTCAGTGACCAGCGCCCTAAGAAAGAGCACGCTGTGCTGAAAAGCCCGAAGTCAGGAAGCAGTGAGGATGACTGGGAGGCGTTCTGA